The following coding sequences are from one Euwallacea similis isolate ESF13 chromosome 27, ESF131.1, whole genome shotgun sequence window:
- the bcn92 gene encoding LYR motif-containing protein 4, translating into MSGRNHILNLYKALLRESQKFASYNFRCYAVRRVRDAFRQNQRVSDPEGVKSLIEEALKSLEMVKRQASISQMYRADKLVIEHRK; encoded by the exons ATGTCAGGCCGAAACCACATTTTAAATCTCTATAAGGCTTTGCTGCGCGAGTCACAGAAATTTGCTTCGTACAATTTCCG GTGTTATGCCGTCAGACGAGTGCGAGACGCCTTTAGGCAAAACCAACGGGTTAGCGATCCTGAAGGTGTGAAGAGCTTGATTGAAGAAGCTCTTAAGAGCTTAGAAATGGTGAAAAGGCAG GCTTCAATAAGCCAGATGTATAGGGCTGATAAGCTGGTCATAGAGCATAGAAAGTAG
- the LOC136417211 gene encoding acyl-CoA-binding domain-containing protein 5: MTTEEKFNAAVNVIRSLPKNGSYQPSNELMLRFYSYFKQATQGPCLGTRPGFWDIVGRAKYDAWKQLGDMSRNEAMKKYVDELHSIVETMSFSDKVANFLEAPTNELDSINFDDLELVAGDVLERVRSQPNTPLGSREGSPIRFVSSIASSRCESPIIVKEESDDEFLEPIEVPMIDGEELEEKLAMLNGTVTHISRPRTRPHNCSVDISQEVTRTVQSLRVDLARLSERVSMLEPSLKKSLARRKKPIFGDLRPQIIIFMIVWPFLASFIVSRWGLRRK, translated from the exons ATGACcactgaagaaaaatttaatgcagCCGTAAATGTGATTCGAAGTTTGCCCAAAAACG GCTCTTATCAACCAAGCAATGAGCTTATGCTTCGCTTCTATTCCTACTTCAAACAGGCGACTCAGGGGCCCTGCTTAGGTACTAGGCCTGGATTCTGGGATATTGTGGGGAGAGCCAAGTATGATGCCTGGAAGCAACTAGGAGATATGTCTAGGAATGAAGCTATGAAGAAATATGTTGATGAGTTGCATTC GATTGTGGAAACTATGAGTTTCTCAGATAAAGTGGCAAACTTCCTTGAAGCTCCCACCAATGAACTTGATAGCataaattttgatgacttAGAACTGGTTGCAGGTGATGTTTTGGAACGTGTTCGATCACAGCCCAACACTCCTTTAG gATCACGTGAAGGTTCCCCAATCAGATTTGTATCGAGCATAGCATCATCTCGTTGTGAATCACCAATTATTGTAAAAGAAGAGTCTGATGACGAGTTTCTTGAGCCAATTGAG gtGCCGATGATTGATGGTGAAGaattggaagaaaaattaGCAATGTTAAATGGAACTGTTACCCACATTTCCAGGCCTCGGACGAGGCCCCATAACTGCTCTGTGGATATTTCACAGGAAGTTACAAGAACGGTCCAGAGTCTCAGGGTTGATTTAGCAAGACTAAGTGAGAGG GTATCAATGTTGGAGCCTTCACTTAAAAAGTCCTTGGCTAGACGAAAAAAGCCTATATTCGGCGACTTGCGGCCtcaaattataatatttatgatCGTCTGGCCTTTTCTAGCCAGTTTTATAGTAAGTAGGTGGGGTTTGAGGAGGAAATAA
- the Dph3 gene encoding diphthamide biosynthesis protein 3 isoform X2, protein MSVFHDEIEIEDFEFDEEEDIYHYPCPCGDRFEISKEELLRGEEVATCPSCSLVIKVIYDKEAFEKLQSEVQGLVGDLKKLQVKN, encoded by the exons ATGAGCGTCTTTCACGACGAAATTGAGATTGAAGACTTCGAGTTCGACGAGGAAGAGGATATTTATCATTACCCATGTCCTTGTGGAGACAGATTTGAGATTTCTAAG GAAGAACTTTTACGAGGTGAGGAGGTGGCTACTTGCCCCAGCTGCTCTCTCGTTATTAAAGTGATCTATGACAAG GAGGCGTTTGAGAAGCTCCAGTCTGAAGTGCAAGGCTTGGTAGGCGATCTGAAGAAACTGCAAGTGAAAAATTAG
- the Dph3 gene encoding DNA-directed RNA polymerase III subunit RPC7-like isoform X1, giving the protein MNRGGGRGRGGGAMMRPFKGEQLTATGVANNEMLPTLVTQPPPLFPLLERYPVPLTPSLETDYLLILQQDFVDHMQLSSAYVRQPEAKSGQPEKEIDKLVAQIPSIKEKYDWSLFPVELRPKAVAKRAVVQKGHSEVNFQEKLKALEQLEEAKKGPDIKEEVLDNEEEIGEEVDEEMDEGTDYANNYFDNGDGYEEDDDNMDEGPIY; this is encoded by the exons ATGAATCGTGGAGGTGGCAGAGGTCGAGGAGGAGGTGCTATGATGCGCCCCTTTAAAGGAGAGCAGCTAACTGCAACTGGGGTGGCAAATAATGAAATGCTGCCCACTCTAGTTACACAACCACCCCCACTTTTCCCCTTGTTGGAGCGTTACCCTGTACCCCTAACTCCATCTCTTGAAACTGATTATCTTCTAATCCTGCAGCAAGATTTTGTTGATCACATGCAGCTATCAAGTGCCTATGTACGCCAGCCTGAGGCTAAAAGTGGACAACCCGAGAAGGAAATTGATAAACTTGTAGCACAGATTCCAAGcattaaggaaaaatatgaTTGGAGTTTGTTTCCTGTAGAGTTGCGTCCCAAAGCCGTGGCAAAAAGAGCTGTGGTGCAGAAGGGTCATTCTGAGGTGAATTTCCAAGAGAA GCTGAAGGCTTTGGAACAGTTGGAAGAGGCCAAAAAGGGGCCTGACATTAAAGAGGAGGTACTTGACAATGAAGAGGAAATAGGAGAAGAGGTGGATGAGGAGATGGACGAAGGGACGGATTATGcaaataactattttgatAATGGGGATGGATACGAGGAGGATGATGACAACATGGACGAGGGGCCTATTTATTGA
- the LOC136417199 gene encoding uncharacterized protein has product MSGDILQFMQAQRAEIFQETERLNWLEQSDKENLDENRLEQFQKCLILQITEVGDFREYDSEAKCAYPPVSGLNSPPGASPPYQEPQQETPPVVEPLDLSGCYDFLLDRKKQALIDRLTRSEGPFFCRSADESRRFGASRCGTSFGLPSLRRGEYAPPQLGRLRASPHEGLGEYEIRRSLLETGQIRDCLIYPSVKNLNTEKEQTDDSVQVGSIHSTNTKHCIEEKSVQTDIRDINCELVVKHDFEIVTKESAVIPLRTATDELVDAALRSRSVYPLRIDQRLTTAQNEALLKAVTTGNVAMDKPKGILTNRRTGSPRDRYVADLGTHTSYNSTPYLDGFTYSDRSDELERERLKRETYQHELRLQIEEKRRLTAMRDEQERRERELENRRLEQQLMRMREEQTQEDQRRQRRNELMRRHSDDLLRRKTELHEMQRPWRRHADSESANLDSMGLGNYSPPVSRRVSPYSSSATSYNVPPTSVFPDSSISSRYGRFESSSYPGGILRNRLSAYDTVPLPRSHRPTFDRFDSLSRIDSLSHRLETLSMRDNYSGNLSDIQRRHSATQQDLSRSPRLRRRNSSSRFEEALPMPMLKARSPVAKELRNAVPFSSQRSSDRWQQKLHAVESPVSTRGSILTQLGSIRAQLQREQLRMDESLHRRGLMRTRTTEDY; this is encoded by the exons ATGTCTGGAGACATACTGCAGTTTATGCAAGCCCAAAGGGCAGAAATTTTCCAGGAAACTGAGCGACTTAACTGGCTGGAGCAGAGTGACAAGGAGAATTTGGATGAAAACCGTCTAGAGCAGTTTCAAAAG TGTCTCATATTGCAGATCACCGAGGTCGGTGACTTTAGGGAATATGATTCCGAGGCAAAGTGCGCTTATCCACCTGTCTCTGGTCTGAATTCGCCCCCAGGAGCTTCGCCCCCTTATCAAGAACCTCAGCAG GAGACACCTCCAGTGGTCGAACCTCTGGATTTAAGCGGATGTTATGACTTCTTGCTAGATAGAAAGAAACAAGCCCTGATCGACAGGCTAACGAGGTCGGAGGGACCGTTTTTCTGCAGGTCGGCG GATGAATCGAGGAGGTTTGGGGCATCGAGATGCGGGACCTCCTTTGGGCTGCCCTCGTTGCGTCGTGGCGAATACGCGCCCCCGCAATTAGGACGCCTGAGGGCCTCGCCTCACGAGGGTCTCGGCGAGTATGAAATCAGGCGCAGCCTCCTCGAAACCGGACAGATTCGCGATTGCTTGATCTATCCCTCCGTCAAG AATCTTAACACTGAAAAGGAACAAACTGATGATTCTGTTCAAGTAGGAAGTATCCACAGTACGAATACTAAACATTGCATTGAGGAAAAGTCGGTTCAAACTGACATTCGGGATATTAATTGCGAGTTGGTT GTGAAACATGACTTTGAAATCGTTACGAAAGAGAGCGCCGTGATCCCGTTGCGCACAGCCACCGACGAGTTAGTGGACGCGGCGCTGCGCAGCCGCTCCGTATATCCGCTGCGCATCGATCAGCGTCTCACCACCGCGCAGAATGAAGCGCTGCTGAAAGCAGTCACGACCGGCAACGTCGCAATGGACAAACCGAAGGGCATATTGACTAATCGACGAACGGGCAGTCCCCGGGACCGTTACGTTGCCGATTTGGGTACACACACGTCGTACAACTCGACGCCGTATTTAGATGGGTTCACTTATTCGGACAGGAGCGACGAATTAGAGCGG GAGAGGCTGAAGCGGGAGACATACCAGCATGAACTGCGATTGCAGATCGAGGAGAAGCGTCGTCTGACGGCGATGCGCGATGAACAAGAACGGAGGGAACGTGAGTTAGAGAATAGGAGATTGGAGCAACAGTTGATGCGGATGCGTGAGGAGCAGACGCAGGAGGACCAACGCAGGCAGAGGCGGAACGAGCTG ATGCGTCGTCATAGTGACGATTTGCTACGCCGCAAGACGGAGCTGCACGAGATGCAGCGCCCCTGGCGACGCCACGCGGACTCTGAAAGCGCTAACCTCGACTCAATGGGATTGGGCAACTATTCGCCGCCAGTCTCCAGACGAGTCTCCCCTTACTCTTCTTCTGCTACTTCTTACAACGTGCCACCCACCTCTGTGTTCCCGGATTCTAGTATTAGTAGTAGGTATGGTCGTTTCGAATCTTCTTCGTATCCGGGCGGCATTCTGCGCAATCGGCTGAGCGCTTACGACACGGTGCCTCTGCCGCGCAGTCATCGCCCCACTTTCGATCGTTTTGATTCACTGAGCCGGATCGACTCGCTCAGCCATCGCCTGGAGACGCTAAGCATGCGCGACAATTACAGCGGCAACCTCAGCGATATCCAGCGGAGGCATAGCGCGACGCAGCAAGATTTGAGTCGGAGTCCGCGGTTGCGCCGACGCAATTCCTCGTCTCGTTTTGAAGAAGCGCTACCTATGCCCATGCTGAAGGCGCGGTCACCAGTGGCGAAAGAGTTGCGTAACGCCGTCCCGTTCAGCTCTCAACGTAGTTCGGATAGGTGGCAGCAGAAGTTACATGCCGTGGAATCGCCAGTGAGCACCAGAGGCAGCATTTTGACGCAGCTGGGATCGATTCGGGCACAGTTGCAGCGCGAACAATTACGCATGGACGAATCACTGCACAGACGCGGATTGATGCGCACAAGGACCACCGAGGATTACTGA